The proteins below come from a single candidate division TA06 bacterium genomic window:
- a CDS encoding MFS transporter, translated as MTQKSIHTPAAGSVEPDRSLKISIIEGSFATVHITVSLGALVTGYALMLGANDFQLGLLAALNALSTVGSVVSAQILGRLGSRKKLTVWGATAGRSLWALLCVLPFIKMMPGFKLALFFAVMFLGNTILSAANTAWLSWMTDLVPPEKRGVYFGKRSAILGAVTMLTNYGAGWGFDRMKAAGLQDQGFALIFGLAALFAVIAGLILNRQWEPPLKGEKSLSIYEIVKLPFADPNFKRLLTFFIFWSLSTAVAGPFFGAHMIKNLKMPYSVIALYSIVAGILNLSTQPLWGKIVDKLGNRPVLIFNLVGIFLLPLFWLFATPSFYLPIWVDAFLTGFFWPGFTLAGFNLLLLTAPEQNRTSYLSIYTVATGFAVFLASLAGGWLANALHNFKFVLLGHTLINFHLLFAFSSLARIFTLPLALKLREERSHSVGTLLNLFGDKISQNFAGGWQAGVVMVKRITRG; from the coding sequence ATGACTCAAAAAAGCATTCATACTCCAGCTGCCGGAAGCGTCGAGCCGGATCGCAGCCTGAAAATATCCATCATCGAAGGCAGTTTTGCCACGGTCCACATCACCGTCAGTCTGGGAGCCCTGGTCACCGGATACGCCCTGATGCTGGGGGCCAACGATTTCCAACTGGGACTGCTGGCGGCCCTTAACGCCCTGTCCACCGTGGGCTCGGTTGTCAGCGCCCAGATCCTAGGACGCCTGGGCAGCCGCAAAAAGTTGACCGTCTGGGGGGCCACCGCCGGGCGGTCATTGTGGGCTTTGCTCTGCGTCTTGCCCTTTATCAAGATGATGCCTGGCTTTAAGCTGGCCCTGTTCTTTGCCGTGATGTTTCTGGGGAACACCATCCTCAGCGCCGCCAACACCGCCTGGCTTTCCTGGATGACCGACCTGGTGCCCCCGGAAAAGCGGGGCGTCTATTTTGGCAAACGCAGCGCCATCCTGGGGGCGGTGACCATGCTCACCAATTACGGGGCCGGCTGGGGCTTTGACCGGATGAAAGCGGCCGGGCTGCAGGACCAGGGATTTGCCTTGATCTTCGGGCTGGCCGCCTTGTTTGCCGTGATCGCCGGGCTGATCCTGAACCGCCAGTGGGAGCCGCCGTTGAAGGGGGAGAAGTCCCTCTCCATCTACGAGATCGTAAAACTGCCCTTCGCCGATCCCAATTTCAAAAGACTGCTGACCTTCTTCATCTTCTGGTCGTTGTCCACCGCCGTGGCCGGACCATTCTTCGGGGCCCACATGATCAAAAACCTGAAAATGCCATACTCGGTGATCGCCCTCTATTCCATCGTCGCCGGGATACTTAACCTTTCCACCCAGCCCTTGTGGGGGAAAATAGTTGACAAGCTGGGGAACCGACCGGTGCTGATCTTCAACCTAGTCGGTATCTTCCTGCTGCCGCTGTTCTGGCTGTTCGCCACCCCTTCATTTTATCTGCCCATCTGGGTGGATGCCTTTCTGACCGGGTTCTTTTGGCCTGGTTTCACCCTAGCCGGCTTCAACCTGCTGCTGCTGACCGCGCCCGAGCAGAACCGGACCTCCTACCTTTCCATCTATACCGTGGCCACCGGGTTCGCCGTGTTCCTGGCATCCTTGGCCGGGGGTTGGCTGGCCAATGCCCTGCATAATTTCAAATTCGTGCTGCTGGGGCATACCCTGATCAACTTCCACCTGCTCTTTGCCTTCTCCTCGCTGGCCAGGATATTTACCCTGCCCCTGGCCTTGAAACTTAGGGAGGAAAGGTCCCATTCGGTAGGTACCCTGCTGAACCTGTTCGGCGACAAGATCAGCCAGAATTTTGCCGGTGGCTGGCAGGCCGGGGTAGTGATGGTAAAAAGGATCACCCGGGGTTGA
- a CDS encoding WG repeat-containing protein has protein sequence MKIRYNPRRLEMLRPLILIVLMALAPDWAHSQKLKTVVPEKPVLLFPIKQAGKWGYIDNAGKLAVALQFDSAGCFSEGLAAVRLGDKYGFIDPAGKYVIDPLLLYADAFSEGLAAVGVVGKDGSGSYCYINKAGKIVISFKKLKPEDIGGVYRFSQGLARVNIQDKYRFIDKTGKFIGIQKFDWAGDYSDGLAPVKIKQAGYVVEKLSCGYINKTGKMVIKPQFDDGGPFVDGLARVKTGGKYGYINKIGKMVINPAFDDAQDFSQEMAGVKIEDKWGFISKGGQQAIEPQFLEVRPFSEDLAGIKSGEVWGYADKTGKIVIDTQFDDVFKFANGLGMIKNDGDYGYINKTGESIWEPAE, from the coding sequence ATGAAAATAAGATACAACCCAAGGAGGCTTGAAATGCTGAGGCCTTTGATCCTGATCGTTCTTATGGCTCTGGCCCCGGACTGGGCCCATTCCCAAAAGCTGAAGACTGTTGTTCCCGAAAAACCGGTGCTGTTGTTCCCGATAAAACAGGCCGGCAAGTGGGGGTATATAGACAATGCCGGGAAGCTGGCAGTGGCCCTGCAGTTCGATTCGGCCGGGTGCTTCAGCGAGGGGCTGGCGGCGGTGCGGCTGGGCGACAAATACGGGTTCATCGATCCCGCCGGCAAGTATGTGATAGATCCCCTGCTGCTTTATGCCGACGCCTTCAGCGAGGGGCTGGCGGCGGTGGGGGTGGTGGGCAAGGACGGATCCGGAAGCTACTGCTACATCAACAAGGCCGGGAAGATAGTGATCAGTTTCAAAAAGTTGAAGCCGGAAGACATCGGCGGGGTCTATCGCTTCAGCCAGGGCCTGGCCCGGGTGAACATTCAGGACAAATACCGGTTCATCGACAAGACCGGAAAGTTCATCGGGATCCAGAAATTCGACTGGGCCGGCGATTATTCGGACGGACTGGCCCCGGTCAAGATCAAGCAGGCGGGGTATGTGGTGGAAAAGCTCTCCTGCGGCTATATCAACAAGACCGGCAAGATGGTCATCAAACCCCAGTTCGACGACGGCGGTCCTTTCGTGGACGGCCTGGCCCGGGTGAAAACCGGAGGCAAATACGGCTATATCAATAAGATCGGGAAAATGGTGATCAACCCTGCGTTTGATGACGCCCAGGACTTCAGCCAGGAGATGGCCGGGGTAAAGATCGAGGACAAGTGGGGCTTTATAAGCAAGGGCGGCCAGCAGGCGATAGAACCGCAGTTTTTGGAGGTCCGGCCGTTTTCCGAGGACCTGGCCGGGATCAAGTCCGGGGAGGTGTGGGGTTATGCCGATAAGACGGGGAAGATCGTCATCGACACTCAGTTCGACGATGTATTCAAATTTGCCAACGGCCTGGGGATGATCAAGAACGACGGCGATTACGGATACATCAACAAAACCGGGGAATCCATCTGGGAACCGGCGGAATAG
- a CDS encoding DUF3108 domain-containing protein: MHNAKITIYCLLAGLAAGLSGASQVPAEPFRKFNRGEKMTYTIEYAGITAGYSYLRVDSELTYVGQRSAYHIVNETWSNPFFSKFYQVHDRFEAFTDYERLYSLRYQKKMREGGYRHEEALDFDQEQNKVTYNTGQVIATTPQARDILTSLYYARTFSLESGKSLYIDNHTDKNNYPLEVKLLRKEKVKTIFGKVECLVVEPVLRYPGLFQNKGRLLVWLTNDSRRIPVLMKSKILVGSINAVLKEYNQGIDGPDYLVTEKQ; encoded by the coding sequence ATGCATAATGCCAAAATAACCATATACTGTCTTTTGGCCGGGCTGGCCGCGGGTCTGTCCGGGGCATCGCAGGTACCCGCCGAACCTTTCCGGAAGTTCAACCGGGGCGAGAAGATGACCTATACCATAGAATATGCCGGCATCACCGCGGGGTATTCCTACCTGAGGGTTGACAGCGAGTTGACCTACGTGGGCCAGCGCAGCGCCTATCACATCGTCAACGAGACCTGGTCAAACCCGTTCTTCTCCAAATTCTACCAGGTGCACGACCGGTTCGAGGCCTTCACCGACTACGAGCGCCTCTATTCTCTGCGCTACCAGAAGAAGATGCGGGAGGGCGGTTACCGCCACGAGGAGGCGCTGGATTTTGACCAGGAACAGAACAAGGTCACTTACAACACCGGACAGGTGATAGCCACCACGCCCCAGGCCCGGGACATTTTGACCTCGCTGTATTATGCCCGGACCTTTTCCCTGGAATCGGGAAAGTCGCTGTACATCGACAACCATACCGACAAGAACAATTACCCGCTGGAGGTCAAATTACTCCGGAAGGAAAAGGTCAAGACCATCTTCGGCAAGGTGGAATGCCTGGTGGTGGAGCCGGTGCTGCGCTACCCGGGATTGTTCCAGAACAAGGGGCGGCTTCTGGTCTGGCTGACCAACGACAGCCGCCGGATCCCGGTGCTGATGAAAAGCAAGATCCTGGTGGGTTCCATCAACGCGGTGCTTAAGGAATATAACCAGGGAATAGACGGCCCGGACTACCTGGTCACCGAAAAACAATAA
- a CDS encoding glycosyltransferase family 9 protein gives MYKTIDCKYFNGYKPCHPGWLCKECKKREPRGTRILIINLDALGAVLMTTALLPAIKLKDPRSTIHWVTLPMAVPLLQNNPHIDKIWPYDFETVSILQAMSFDKIYSIDKAHRSDALAMLVKAKEKLGFAMDENGAITYFNPEAEYGYRLGIDDELKFKQNKVTGIKFLARAMKLDYKNEDYVLRLTDEEKQAAKDYRLKNGIKETGLVIGFNTGCSDLFPNKKMTIEQHVQLIKQFHKKWPGTKIMLLGGKAEAGRNAEIKKKSGAYVINSPTDEGIRRGMVYIEACDLIITGDTSALHMAVALKKWVVAWFGLSCGTEIELYGRGEKIFSKLACSPCWKKSCDHLSCIKQLDLEAITLAVRHGLESLSKGPKNKK, from the coding sequence GTGTATAAGACTATAGATTGCAAATACTTTAATGGTTATAAGCCATGTCATCCCGGCTGGCTTTGTAAGGAATGTAAAAAGAGGGAGCCTCGCGGTACCAGGATCCTGATAATCAACCTGGACGCCTTGGGCGCAGTGCTGATGACCACGGCCCTGCTGCCGGCCATCAAGCTCAAAGACCCCAGGAGCACCATCCACTGGGTGACTCTGCCTATGGCTGTGCCACTGCTGCAGAACAATCCCCATATCGACAAGATCTGGCCCTACGACTTTGAAACTGTCTCCATCCTCCAGGCCATGAGCTTCGACAAGATCTATTCCATAGACAAAGCCCACCGTTCCGATGCCCTGGCCATGCTGGTCAAGGCCAAGGAAAAATTGGGTTTCGCCATGGACGAGAACGGGGCCATCACCTATTTCAACCCCGAAGCCGAATACGGCTACCGGCTGGGGATCGACGACGAGCTGAAGTTCAAGCAGAACAAGGTCACTGGGATAAAGTTCCTGGCCCGGGCCATGAAACTGGATTACAAAAACGAGGACTACGTCCTCCGCCTGACGGACGAGGAAAAACAGGCGGCCAAAGACTACCGGCTGAAGAACGGGATCAAGGAAACCGGCCTGGTGATAGGGTTCAACACCGGATGCTCCGACCTTTTCCCCAACAAAAAGATGACCATTGAACAGCATGTCCAGCTGATAAAACAATTCCATAAAAAATGGCCCGGGACAAAAATAATGCTGCTGGGTGGCAAGGCCGAAGCCGGGCGCAACGCCGAGATCAAAAAGAAAAGCGGGGCCTACGTCATTAACAGTCCCACGGACGAGGGGATCCGCCGGGGCATGGTCTACATCGAGGCCTGCGACCTGATCATCACCGGGGACACCTCGGCCCTGCACATGGCGGTGGCCCTTAAAAAGTGGGTGGTGGCCTGGTTCGGGCTGTCCTGCGGCACCGAGATCGAGCTCTACGGACGGGGCGAGAAGATATTCTCCAAACTTGCCTGCAGCCCCTGCTGGAAGAAATCCTGCGACCACCTTTCCTGCATCAAGCAGCTGGACCTGGAAGCGATAACCCTGGCGGTCAGGCACGGCTTGGAAAGCCTGTCCAAGGGGCCAAAGAACAAAAAGTGA
- a CDS encoding glycosyltransferase family 9 protein: MSRRGFVGSKGFKNILVVRNDRLGDLVLALPAAAVLKRRFPEAKVTYLVSKNTAAMVPFSQDIDEALTDSGKGVFELAGMLRAYRFDAAVLLHPTLRLAAALWLAGIPVRAGTAYRGYSLLFNRRVKQHRKQNSKHELEYNLDLVYQGLGFEPTAGERYLPPVLTVPDDLTEKLAKEYGRDFTLIHPGCSGSSKPWPLASFAKLADRIQGAGGRVVISLGPQELGLKTSLKKHLTADVGWAENLPLKDLAALISLAKVLVTNNTGPLHVAAAVNTRVIGLYCPTCEIKRWGPYRKGHTVIRPPAGPCRECPGHNCPEYDCMEKITVEEVLTKVTEVNKNGNN; encoded by the coding sequence GTGAGCAGAAGGGGCTTTGTGGGATCAAAAGGGTTCAAAAACATACTGGTGGTCCGAAACGACAGGCTAGGGGACCTGGTGCTGGCCCTGCCCGCGGCAGCCGTTCTAAAGCGCCGGTTCCCGGAAGCCAAGGTAACGTACCTGGTCTCAAAAAACACGGCGGCCATGGTCCCGTTCTCTCAGGATATTGATGAAGCTTTGACAGATTCCGGAAAGGGCGTTTTTGAATTAGCTGGAATGTTGCGGGCTTACCGGTTTGACGCTGCAGTTCTTCTGCACCCCACCCTTCGTCTGGCGGCGGCACTTTGGCTGGCCGGGATCCCGGTCAGAGCGGGCACGGCCTACCGGGGGTACAGCCTGCTTTTCAACCGCCGGGTAAAACAGCACCGGAAGCAAAATTCAAAGCATGAACTGGAATACAATCTGGATCTGGTCTATCAGGGTCTGGGATTCGAGCCAACGGCCGGAGAGCGTTATCTGCCGCCGGTTTTGACGGTGCCGGACGATTTAACAGAAAAGCTGGCCAAGGAATACGGCCGGGATTTCACCCTGATTCATCCGGGCTGCAGCGGGTCATCCAAGCCCTGGCCCCTGGCATCATTCGCCAAGCTGGCGGACAGGATCCAGGGCGCAGGCGGCAGGGTCGTCATCAGCCTGGGGCCCCAGGAACTTGGCCTTAAAACATCGTTAAAAAAACATTTGACGGCCGATGTCGGCTGGGCGGAAAACCTGCCGCTGAAAGACCTGGCGGCCCTGATCTCCCTGGCCAAAGTGCTGGTCACCAACAACACCGGGCCCCTGCACGTGGCCGCGGCGGTGAACACCAGGGTCATCGGCCTGTATTGCCCCACCTGTGAAATAAAGCGCTGGGGGCCTTACAGGAAAGGGCACACGGTCATCAGGCCTCCGGCCGGCCCCTGCCGGGAATGTCCCGGCCATAACTGCCCGGAGTATGATTGCATGGAGAAGATCACGGTGGAAGAGGTTCTGACCAAGGTAACCGAGGTGAACAAAAATGGCAACAATTAA